Proteins encoded in a region of the Oenanthe melanoleuca isolate GR-GAL-2019-014 chromosome 27, OMel1.0, whole genome shotgun sequence genome:
- the LOC130264180 gene encoding myosin light chain kinase, smooth muscle-like isoform X1, whose translation MSQAGGAEEAFEHRDVVINSQDKVSDLYTQLEKLGEGKFGTVYRLQEKATSKIRAGKYFRTRTAKEKQAARAEVQLMNLLHHPRLVQCLDAFQGPSELVMVMEYVAGGELFERIVDDDFEHTEPSSAQYVQQILEGLQFMHGQAIVHLDLKPENIVCVSPSSHWIKIIDFGLARRLAPGTPVKVLHGTPEFMAPEVVAFEPVSFSTDMWSVGVICYILLSGESPFQGDTDMETLSNVTAAQWDFEEETFSEISQQAKDFIRQLLQKDPRRRLPSAGALLHPWLQQPRPRSPRALPKDGIRQFLARRKWQKTGKALLALKRLTLLSQSLEGKAAEAQDEEGLEKEQPQQGPEPLELLPEQEEEEDGGSTAASGQ comes from the exons ATGTCCCAGGCAGGAG gagctgaggaggCCTTTGAACACCGTGATGTGGTCATCAACAGCCAGGACAAGGTTTCAGATCTGTACACACAGCTGGAGAAGCTGGGGGA ggggAAATTCGGGACAGTGTacaggctgcaggaaaaggCCACCAGCAAAATCCGGGCTGGGAAATATTTCCGGACGCGCACAGCGAAGGAGAAGCAGGCGGCTCGGGCCGAGGTGCAGCTGATGAACCTCCTGCACCACCCCCGCCTCGTGCAGTGCCTCGACGCCTTCCAGGGCCCCAGCGAGCTGGTGATGGTGATGGAGTA TGTGGCAGGTGGGGAGCTCTTTGAGCGCATTGTGGACGACGACTTcgagcacacagagcccagcagtgcccagtaTGTGCAGCAGatcctggaggggctgcagttCATGCACGGCCAGGCCATCGTCCACCTCGACCTCAAACCCGAGAACATCGTCTGtgtcagccccagcagccactgGATCAAGATCATCGACTTTGGCTTGGCACGGAGGCTGG ctccaggcacccCTGTGAAGGTGCTGCACGGCACCCCTGAATTCATGGCTCCAGAAGTGGTCGCCTTTGAGCCCGTGAGCTTCTCCACAGACATGTGGAGTGTTGGTGTCATCTGCTACATCCT GCTGAGTGGGGAGTCGCCCTTCCAGGGGGACACTGACATGGAGACACTGAGCAATGTCACAGCTGCCCAGTGGGACTTTGAGGAGGAGACCTTCTCAGAGATCTCCCAGCAAGCCAAGGACTTcatcaggcagctgctgcagaaggaccCCCG CCGGCGGCTCCCCAGTGCAGGGGCTCTGCTgcacccctggctgcagcagccgcggccccgcagcccccgggcGCTGCCCAAGGACGGGATCCGGCAGTTCCTGGCACGGCGCAAGTGGCAG AAAACAGGGAAAGCCCTGCTGGCCCTCAAGAGGCTGACCCTGCTGTCCCAGAGCCTGGAGGGGAAGGCAGCCGAGGCTCAGGATGAGGAAG GCCTGGAGAaggaacagccccagcaaggTCCTGagcccttggagctgctgccagagcaggaggaggaggaggatggtgggagcactgcagcctcagggcagtga
- the HEXIM1 gene encoding protein HEXIM1, which produces MADAAPAEPGPEPQCESELRSEARPEPQAEPEPQAEPEPQPERGEAPAEDGDAGRLPPPGAEAAAGGAEGRPPAGGAGRPGLGPRYRAVGRTEEWPVKKKHRRRPSKKKRRWKPYSKLSWEEKQQFDERQSLRASRLRAEMFAKGQPVAPYNTTQFLMEDHDQEEPDLKTGLYPRRAAAKSDDTSEEDFLDDAADEDGGSDGMGGDGSEFLQRDFSETYERYHVESLQNMSKQELVKEYLELEKCLSRMEEENNRLRMESKKAGGEAADPARVQALEREVDRLRAENLRLLREQELPRQEKGPCKPGE; this is translated from the coding sequence ATGGCCGACGCGGCGCCCGCTGAGCCGGGGCCGGAGCCCCAGTGCGAATCGGAGCTTCGCTCCGAGGCGCGGCCGGAGCCTCAGGCTGAGCCCGAGCCGCAGGCTGAGCCCGAGCCGCAGCCCGAGCGCGGAGAGGCGCCGGCGGAGGACGGCGATGCCGGGCGGCTGCCGCCCCCCggggcggaggcggcggcgggcggcgccgAGGGGCGGCCGCCGGCGGGTGGAGCGGGGCGTCCCGGCCTGGGCCCGCGGTACCGGGCCGTGGGACGCACCGAGGAGTGGCCGGTGAAGAAGAAGCACCGTCGGCGGCCGTCGAAGAAGAAGCGGCGTTGGAAGCCGTACTCgaagctgagctgggaggagaagcagcagttCGACGAGCGGCAGAGCCTCCGCGCCTCCCGGCTGCGGGCGGAGATGTTCGCCAAGGGGCAGCCGGTGGCTCCCTACAACACCACGCAGTTCCTCATGGAGGACCATGACCAGGAGGAGCCCGACCTGAAAACCGGGCTGTACCCGCGGCGAGCGGCCGCCAAGTCGGACGACACGAGCGAGGAGGATTTCCTGGACGACGCGGCGGATGAGGACGGGGGCAGCGACGGGATGGGGGGGGACGGCAGCGAGTTTCTGCAGAGGGACTTCTCGGAGACGTACGAGCGGTACCATGTGGAGAGCCTGCAGAACATGAGCAagcaggagctggtgaaggagtacctggagctggagaagtGCCTGTCGCGCATGGAGGAGGAGAACAACCGGCTGAGGATGGAGAGCAAAAAAGCCGGGGGGGAGGCGGCGGACCCGGCGCGGGTGCAGGCGCTGGAGCGGGAGGTGGACAGGCTGCGAGCCGAGAACCTGCGGCTGCTgcgggagcaggagctgccccggCAGGAAAAGGGCCCCTGCAAGCCGGGGGAGTGA
- the LOC130264180 gene encoding myosin light chain kinase, smooth muscle-like isoform X2, which produces MSQAGGAEEAFEHRDVVINSQDKVSDLYTQLEKLGEGKFGTVYRLQEKATSKIRAGKYFRTRTAKEKQAARAEVQLMNLLHHPRLVQCLDAFQGPSELVMVMEYVAGGELFERIVDDDFEHTEPSSAQYVQQILEGLQFMHGQAIVHLDLKPENIVCVSPSSHWIKIIDFGLARRLAPGTPVKVLHGTPEFMAPEVVAFEPVSFSTDMWSVGVICYILLSGESPFQGDTDMETLSNVTAAQWDFEEETFSEISQQAKDFIRQLLQKDPRAGALLHPWLQQPRPRSPRALPKDGIRQFLARRKWQKTGKALLALKRLTLLSQSLEGKAAEAQDEEGLEKEQPQQGPEPLELLPEQEEEEDGGSTAASGQ; this is translated from the exons ATGTCCCAGGCAGGAG gagctgaggaggCCTTTGAACACCGTGATGTGGTCATCAACAGCCAGGACAAGGTTTCAGATCTGTACACACAGCTGGAGAAGCTGGGGGA ggggAAATTCGGGACAGTGTacaggctgcaggaaaaggCCACCAGCAAAATCCGGGCTGGGAAATATTTCCGGACGCGCACAGCGAAGGAGAAGCAGGCGGCTCGGGCCGAGGTGCAGCTGATGAACCTCCTGCACCACCCCCGCCTCGTGCAGTGCCTCGACGCCTTCCAGGGCCCCAGCGAGCTGGTGATGGTGATGGAGTA TGTGGCAGGTGGGGAGCTCTTTGAGCGCATTGTGGACGACGACTTcgagcacacagagcccagcagtgcccagtaTGTGCAGCAGatcctggaggggctgcagttCATGCACGGCCAGGCCATCGTCCACCTCGACCTCAAACCCGAGAACATCGTCTGtgtcagccccagcagccactgGATCAAGATCATCGACTTTGGCTTGGCACGGAGGCTGG ctccaggcacccCTGTGAAGGTGCTGCACGGCACCCCTGAATTCATGGCTCCAGAAGTGGTCGCCTTTGAGCCCGTGAGCTTCTCCACAGACATGTGGAGTGTTGGTGTCATCTGCTACATCCT GCTGAGTGGGGAGTCGCCCTTCCAGGGGGACACTGACATGGAGACACTGAGCAATGTCACAGCTGCCCAGTGGGACTTTGAGGAGGAGACCTTCTCAGAGATCTCCCAGCAAGCCAAGGACTTcatcaggcagctgctgcagaaggaccCCCG TGCAGGGGCTCTGCTgcacccctggctgcagcagccgcggccccgcagcccccgggcGCTGCCCAAGGACGGGATCCGGCAGTTCCTGGCACGGCGCAAGTGGCAG AAAACAGGGAAAGCCCTGCTGGCCCTCAAGAGGCTGACCCTGCTGTCCCAGAGCCTGGAGGGGAAGGCAGCCGAGGCTCAGGATGAGGAAG GCCTGGAGAaggaacagccccagcaaggTCCTGagcccttggagctgctgccagagcaggaggaggaggaggatggtgggagcactgcagcctcagggcagtga
- the LOC130264180 gene encoding myosin light chain kinase, smooth muscle-like isoform X3 has translation MNLLHHPRLVQCLDAFQGPSELVMVMEYVAGGELFERIVDDDFEHTEPSSAQYVQQILEGLQFMHGQAIVHLDLKPENIVCVSPSSHWIKIIDFGLARRLAPGTPVKVLHGTPEFMAPEVVAFEPVSFSTDMWSVGVICYILLSGESPFQGDTDMETLSNVTAAQWDFEEETFSEISQQAKDFIRQLLQKDPRRRLPSAGALLHPWLQQPRPRSPRALPKDGIRQFLARRKWQKTGKALLALKRLTLLSQSLEGKAAEAQDEEGLEKEQPQQGPEPLELLPEQEEEEDGGSTAASGQ, from the exons ATGAACCTCCTGCACCACCCCCGCCTCGTGCAGTGCCTCGACGCCTTCCAGGGCCCCAGCGAGCTGGTGATGGTGATGGAGTA TGTGGCAGGTGGGGAGCTCTTTGAGCGCATTGTGGACGACGACTTcgagcacacagagcccagcagtgcccagtaTGTGCAGCAGatcctggaggggctgcagttCATGCACGGCCAGGCCATCGTCCACCTCGACCTCAAACCCGAGAACATCGTCTGtgtcagccccagcagccactgGATCAAGATCATCGACTTTGGCTTGGCACGGAGGCTGG ctccaggcacccCTGTGAAGGTGCTGCACGGCACCCCTGAATTCATGGCTCCAGAAGTGGTCGCCTTTGAGCCCGTGAGCTTCTCCACAGACATGTGGAGTGTTGGTGTCATCTGCTACATCCT GCTGAGTGGGGAGTCGCCCTTCCAGGGGGACACTGACATGGAGACACTGAGCAATGTCACAGCTGCCCAGTGGGACTTTGAGGAGGAGACCTTCTCAGAGATCTCCCAGCAAGCCAAGGACTTcatcaggcagctgctgcagaaggaccCCCG CCGGCGGCTCCCCAGTGCAGGGGCTCTGCTgcacccctggctgcagcagccgcggccccgcagcccccgggcGCTGCCCAAGGACGGGATCCGGCAGTTCCTGGCACGGCGCAAGTGGCAG AAAACAGGGAAAGCCCTGCTGGCCCTCAAGAGGCTGACCCTGCTGTCCCAGAGCCTGGAGGGGAAGGCAGCCGAGGCTCAGGATGAGGAAG GCCTGGAGAaggaacagccccagcaaggTCCTGagcccttggagctgctgccagagcaggaggaggaggaggatggtgggagcactgcagcctcagggcagtga